The following coding sequences are from one Cervus canadensis isolate Bull #8, Minnesota chromosome 4, ASM1932006v1, whole genome shotgun sequence window:
- the ZNF300 gene encoding zinc finger protein 300 isoform X3, with protein sequence MLENYSHLVSMGHPVSKPDVISKLEQGEDPWIIKRDIPNWICPYEVQTDGRLDRKSNLDNPQSCILGSVSFHNKILKGITKDGSLYSILKVCQSDGQLQRCQKNRLSTKVTVVNNKTMTVESDYKYNALRKIFQECIESDASRQRPYNYDAFKKNLKSNIDLPSCNKNNSRRNLDESFGCGKSFIHSVANSNLEKIHNGVIPCNDIEHGNVFSKKQSIIHYQNVETKEKTCVCVTCGKAFAKKSQLIVHQRIHTGKKPYDCGACGKAFSEKFHLIVHQRTHTGEKPYECSECGKAFSQKSSLIIHQRVHTGEKPYECSECGKAFSQKSPLIIHQRIHTGEKPYECRECGKAFSQKSQLIIHHRAHTGEKPYECTECGKAFCEKSHLIIHKRIHTGEKPYKCAQCEEAFSRKTELITHQLIHTGEKPYECTACGKTFSRKSQLIIHQRTHTGEKPYKCNECGKAFCQKSHLIGHQRIHTGEKPYVCTECGKAFSQKSHLPGHQRIHTGEKPYICAECGKAFSQKSDLVLHRRIHTGERPYRCAVCGKAFIQKSQLTVHQRTHSSGKNHSELKTQTSFQY encoded by the exons atgctggagaactatAGCCACCTGGTCTCAATGG GGCATCCAGTTTCCAAACCAGATGTCATTTCCAAGTTGGAGCAAGGAGAAGATCCATGGATCATTAAAAGAGACATACCAAATTGGATCTGTCCATATGAAGTTCAGACAGATGGGCGACTAG acAGGAAGAGTAACCTTGACAACCCCCAATCATGTATTTTGGGGTCTGTTTCCTTCCATAATAAGATATTGAAAGGAATCACAAAGGATGGTTCATTATACtccattttaaaagtctgtcaAAGTGATGGCCAGTTACAGAGATGTCAGAAAAACAGACTTTCCACGAAAGTAACAGTCgtcaacaacaaaacaatgacTGTAGAGTCAGACTACAAATATAATGCACtgaggaaaatatttcaagagtGCATAGAGTCAGATGCTTCAAGACAAAGACCCTATAACTATgatgcctttaaaaagaatttgaaatctAATATTGACCTACCTAGTTGTAATAAGAACAATTCAAGAAGAAACCTTGATGAGAGTTTTGGATGTGGAAAATCATTCATCCACAGTGTGGCCAATTCTAACCTTGAGAAGATTCACAATGGAGTAATTCCCTGTAATGATATTGAGCATGGAAACGTTTTCAGCAAGAAACAATCCATTATTCATTATCAGAATGTTGAAACCAAGGAgaaaacctgtgtgtgtgttacatgtGGAAAAGCCTTTGCTAAGAAGTCACAGCTCATTGTACATCAACGGATTCATACTGggaaaaaaccatatgattgtggtgcatgtgggaaagccttcagtgAGAAGTTTCACCTCATTGTACATCAGAGAACTCATACTGGggagaaaccttatgaatgttctgaatgtggaaaagccttctcTCAAAAATCATCTCTTATTAtacatcagagagttcatactggagaaaaaccatatgaatgtagtgaatgtggaaaagccttttcCCAGAAATCACCCCTCATTatacatcagagaattcacactggagagaaaccttatgaatgtaGAGAGTGTGGTAAGGCCTTCTCCCAGAAGTCACAACTGATTATACATCATAGagctcatactggagagaagccctatgAGTGTACTGAATGCGGGAAAGCCTTCTGTGAGAAGTCCCATCTCATTATACATAAAAGAATTCACACCGGGGAGAAACCCTACAAATGTGCTCAGTGTGAGGAAGCCTTCAGCAGAAAGACAGAACTCATTACACACCAGTTAATTCATACTGGggagaaaccttatgaatgtaCTGCTTGTGGGAAGACCTTCTCCCGAAAGTCACAGCTCATTATACATCAGAGAACGcatactggagaaaaaccctataaatgcaatgaatgtggaaaagccttctgTCAGAAATCACATCTTATTGGACATCAGAGGATACACACAGGAGAAAAACCTTATGTTTGTactgaatgtgggaaagccttctcTCAAAAGTCTCACCTCCCAGGTCATCAGAGGattcatacaggagagaaaccataCATATGTGCTGAATGTGGAAAGGCGTTTTCTCAGAAGTCAGATCTTGTTTTACATCGGAGAATTCACACTGGGGAAAGACCCTATCGGTGTGCTGTATGTGGGAAAGCTTTCATCCAGAAATCACAACTCACTGTACATCAGAGAACTCATAGCAGTGGTAAAAATCATAGTGAACTAAAAACACAGACAAGCTTTCAGTATTAG
- the ZNF300 gene encoding zinc finger protein 300 isoform X2: protein MKSQGLVSFKDVAVDFTQEEWQQLDPAQKTLYRDVMLENYSHLVSMGHPVSKPDVISKLEQGEDPWIIKRDIPNWICPYEVQTDGRLDRKSNLDNPQSCILGSVSFHNKILKGITKDGSLYSILKVCQSDGQLQRCQKNRLSTKVTVVNNKTMTVESDYKYNALRKIFQECIESDASRQRPYNYDAFKKNLKSNIDLPSCNKNNSRRNLDESFGCGKSFIHSVANSNLEKIHNGVIPCNDIEHGNVFSKKQSIIHYQNVETKEKTCVCVTCGKAFAKKSQLIVHQRIHTGKKPYDCGACGKAFSEKFHLIVHQRTHTGEKPYECSECGKAFSQKSSLIIHQRVHTGEKPYECSECGKAFSQKSPLIIHQRIHTGEKPYECRECGKAFSQKSQLIIHHRAHTGEKPYECTECGKAFCEKSHLIIHKRIHTGEKPYKCAQCEEAFSRKTELITHQLIHTGEKPYECTACGKTFSRKSQLIIHQRTHTGEKPYKCNECGKAFCQKSHLIGHQRIHTGEKPYVCTECGKAFSQKSHLPGHQRIHTGEKPYICAECGKAFSQKSDLVLHRRIHTGERPYRCAVCGKAFIQKSQLTVHQRTHSSGKNHSELKTQTSFQY, encoded by the exons ATGAAGTCCCAG GGATTAGTATCTTTCAAGGATGTAGCTGTGGATTTCACCCAGGAGGAGTGGCAGCAACTAGACCCTGCTCAGAAGACCCTGTACAgggatgtgatgctggagaactatAGCCACCTGGTCTCAATGG GGCATCCAGTTTCCAAACCAGATGTCATTTCCAAGTTGGAGCAAGGAGAAGATCCATGGATCATTAAAAGAGACATACCAAATTGGATCTGTCCATATGAAGTTCAGACAGATGGGCGACTAG acAGGAAGAGTAACCTTGACAACCCCCAATCATGTATTTTGGGGTCTGTTTCCTTCCATAATAAGATATTGAAAGGAATCACAAAGGATGGTTCATTATACtccattttaaaagtctgtcaAAGTGATGGCCAGTTACAGAGATGTCAGAAAAACAGACTTTCCACGAAAGTAACAGTCgtcaacaacaaaacaatgacTGTAGAGTCAGACTACAAATATAATGCACtgaggaaaatatttcaagagtGCATAGAGTCAGATGCTTCAAGACAAAGACCCTATAACTATgatgcctttaaaaagaatttgaaatctAATATTGACCTACCTAGTTGTAATAAGAACAATTCAAGAAGAAACCTTGATGAGAGTTTTGGATGTGGAAAATCATTCATCCACAGTGTGGCCAATTCTAACCTTGAGAAGATTCACAATGGAGTAATTCCCTGTAATGATATTGAGCATGGAAACGTTTTCAGCAAGAAACAATCCATTATTCATTATCAGAATGTTGAAACCAAGGAgaaaacctgtgtgtgtgttacatgtGGAAAAGCCTTTGCTAAGAAGTCACAGCTCATTGTACATCAACGGATTCATACTGggaaaaaaccatatgattgtggtgcatgtgggaaagccttcagtgAGAAGTTTCACCTCATTGTACATCAGAGAACTCATACTGGggagaaaccttatgaatgttctgaatgtggaaaagccttctcTCAAAAATCATCTCTTATTAtacatcagagagttcatactggagaaaaaccatatgaatgtagtgaatgtggaaaagccttttcCCAGAAATCACCCCTCATTatacatcagagaattcacactggagagaaaccttatgaatgtaGAGAGTGTGGTAAGGCCTTCTCCCAGAAGTCACAACTGATTATACATCATAGagctcatactggagagaagccctatgAGTGTACTGAATGCGGGAAAGCCTTCTGTGAGAAGTCCCATCTCATTATACATAAAAGAATTCACACCGGGGAGAAACCCTACAAATGTGCTCAGTGTGAGGAAGCCTTCAGCAGAAAGACAGAACTCATTACACACCAGTTAATTCATACTGGggagaaaccttatgaatgtaCTGCTTGTGGGAAGACCTTCTCCCGAAAGTCACAGCTCATTATACATCAGAGAACGcatactggagaaaaaccctataaatgcaatgaatgtggaaaagccttctgTCAGAAATCACATCTTATTGGACATCAGAGGATACACACAGGAGAAAAACCTTATGTTTGTactgaatgtgggaaagccttctcTCAAAAGTCTCACCTCCCAGGTCATCAGAGGattcatacaggagagaaaccataCATATGTGCTGAATGTGGAAAGGCGTTTTCTCAGAAGTCAGATCTTGTTTTACATCGGAGAATTCACACTGGGGAAAGACCCTATCGGTGTGCTGTATGTGGGAAAGCTTTCATCCAGAAATCACAACTCACTGTACATCAGAGAACTCATAGCAGTGGTAAAAATCATAGTGAACTAAAAACACAGACAAGCTTTCAGTATTAG
- the ZNF300 gene encoding zinc finger protein 300 isoform X1 — MCGDECLLDWKHLLNTCWVPGGICHFRGEQKEMKSQGLVSFKDVAVDFTQEEWQQLDPAQKTLYRDVMLENYSHLVSMGHPVSKPDVISKLEQGEDPWIIKRDIPNWICPYEVQTDGRLDRKSNLDNPQSCILGSVSFHNKILKGITKDGSLYSILKVCQSDGQLQRCQKNRLSTKVTVVNNKTMTVESDYKYNALRKIFQECIESDASRQRPYNYDAFKKNLKSNIDLPSCNKNNSRRNLDESFGCGKSFIHSVANSNLEKIHNGVIPCNDIEHGNVFSKKQSIIHYQNVETKEKTCVCVTCGKAFAKKSQLIVHQRIHTGKKPYDCGACGKAFSEKFHLIVHQRTHTGEKPYECSECGKAFSQKSSLIIHQRVHTGEKPYECSECGKAFSQKSPLIIHQRIHTGEKPYECRECGKAFSQKSQLIIHHRAHTGEKPYECTECGKAFCEKSHLIIHKRIHTGEKPYKCAQCEEAFSRKTELITHQLIHTGEKPYECTACGKTFSRKSQLIIHQRTHTGEKPYKCNECGKAFCQKSHLIGHQRIHTGEKPYVCTECGKAFSQKSHLPGHQRIHTGEKPYICAECGKAFSQKSDLVLHRRIHTGERPYRCAVCGKAFIQKSQLTVHQRTHSSGKNHSELKTQTSFQY; from the exons ATGTGTGGTGATGAGTGTCTTTTGGATTG gaaacatttattgaacacctgctgGGTGCCTGGAG GCATCTGCCATTTTAGAGGAGAGCAGAAAGAGATGAAGTCCCAG GGATTAGTATCTTTCAAGGATGTAGCTGTGGATTTCACCCAGGAGGAGTGGCAGCAACTAGACCCTGCTCAGAAGACCCTGTACAgggatgtgatgctggagaactatAGCCACCTGGTCTCAATGG GGCATCCAGTTTCCAAACCAGATGTCATTTCCAAGTTGGAGCAAGGAGAAGATCCATGGATCATTAAAAGAGACATACCAAATTGGATCTGTCCATATGAAGTTCAGACAGATGGGCGACTAG acAGGAAGAGTAACCTTGACAACCCCCAATCATGTATTTTGGGGTCTGTTTCCTTCCATAATAAGATATTGAAAGGAATCACAAAGGATGGTTCATTATACtccattttaaaagtctgtcaAAGTGATGGCCAGTTACAGAGATGTCAGAAAAACAGACTTTCCACGAAAGTAACAGTCgtcaacaacaaaacaatgacTGTAGAGTCAGACTACAAATATAATGCACtgaggaaaatatttcaagagtGCATAGAGTCAGATGCTTCAAGACAAAGACCCTATAACTATgatgcctttaaaaagaatttgaaatctAATATTGACCTACCTAGTTGTAATAAGAACAATTCAAGAAGAAACCTTGATGAGAGTTTTGGATGTGGAAAATCATTCATCCACAGTGTGGCCAATTCTAACCTTGAGAAGATTCACAATGGAGTAATTCCCTGTAATGATATTGAGCATGGAAACGTTTTCAGCAAGAAACAATCCATTATTCATTATCAGAATGTTGAAACCAAGGAgaaaacctgtgtgtgtgttacatgtGGAAAAGCCTTTGCTAAGAAGTCACAGCTCATTGTACATCAACGGATTCATACTGggaaaaaaccatatgattgtggtgcatgtgggaaagccttcagtgAGAAGTTTCACCTCATTGTACATCAGAGAACTCATACTGGggagaaaccttatgaatgttctgaatgtggaaaagccttctcTCAAAAATCATCTCTTATTAtacatcagagagttcatactggagaaaaaccatatgaatgtagtgaatgtggaaaagccttttcCCAGAAATCACCCCTCATTatacatcagagaattcacactggagagaaaccttatgaatgtaGAGAGTGTGGTAAGGCCTTCTCCCAGAAGTCACAACTGATTATACATCATAGagctcatactggagagaagccctatgAGTGTACTGAATGCGGGAAAGCCTTCTGTGAGAAGTCCCATCTCATTATACATAAAAGAATTCACACCGGGGAGAAACCCTACAAATGTGCTCAGTGTGAGGAAGCCTTCAGCAGAAAGACAGAACTCATTACACACCAGTTAATTCATACTGGggagaaaccttatgaatgtaCTGCTTGTGGGAAGACCTTCTCCCGAAAGTCACAGCTCATTATACATCAGAGAACGcatactggagaaaaaccctataaatgcaatgaatgtggaaaagccttctgTCAGAAATCACATCTTATTGGACATCAGAGGATACACACAGGAGAAAAACCTTATGTTTGTactgaatgtgggaaagccttctcTCAAAAGTCTCACCTCCCAGGTCATCAGAGGattcatacaggagagaaaccataCATATGTGCTGAATGTGGAAAGGCGTTTTCTCAGAAGTCAGATCTTGTTTTACATCGGAGAATTCACACTGGGGAAAGACCCTATCGGTGTGCTGTATGTGGGAAAGCTTTCATCCAGAAATCACAACTCACTGTACATCAGAGAACTCATAGCAGTGGTAAAAATCATAGTGAACTAAAAACACAGACAAGCTTTCAGTATTAG